Proteins encoded in a region of the Marinococcus sp. PL1-022 genome:
- a CDS encoding M20 family metallopeptidase, which produces MNIKRLTEEELNKALDTALKYRHYFHQYPELSGEEYHTSETIQNFLYGEKIEYRTGFAGTGILAIIKGDLPGKTIALRADIDALPIEEEPSPPYRSKKEHVMHACGHDAHTAILMSTAALLQKNKKEVEGTILCVFQPAEEQAPTGGAAKMLEDGLFEVYQPDAVLAQHVWPDLPVGQFGVMSGPIMGNSDRFEITIKGAGGHASMPHQTKDSIVAAGQLIGQIQSIISRNVNPLDAAVVTVGTVYGGERYNVIASETTLEGTVRTFKNEVKEKVKAKLGQLLAGIEVSFEVTCHIKYFDGYPATINTPVWAEHARETARLLYGEESLPQVEPSLGGEDFARFLEKYPGNYHWLGTAIPERTVQKPLHDPSFDIDERAVGYGIEFMYHEAVEGLKLLKDKE; this is translated from the coding sequence ATGAACATCAAAAGATTAACAGAAGAAGAACTGAATAAAGCATTAGATACAGCTTTAAAATATAGACATTACTTTCACCAGTATCCTGAATTAAGCGGGGAAGAATACCATACCTCAGAAACAATACAAAATTTTCTGTATGGAGAAAAAATTGAATACAGAACTGGTTTTGCCGGGACAGGGATTCTTGCCATCATTAAAGGCGACCTCCCTGGAAAAACGATAGCTCTCCGCGCAGATATTGATGCTCTCCCTATTGAAGAGGAGCCTTCGCCACCATATCGGTCAAAAAAAGAGCATGTTATGCATGCATGCGGCCATGATGCACATACAGCTATACTGATGAGCACTGCAGCCCTGCTTCAAAAAAATAAAAAAGAAGTAGAAGGTACAATATTATGCGTATTCCAGCCTGCAGAAGAACAGGCCCCTACAGGAGGGGCAGCTAAAATGCTTGAAGACGGTTTATTTGAAGTTTATCAACCCGATGCTGTTTTAGCTCAGCATGTATGGCCGGATCTCCCGGTTGGGCAGTTCGGTGTGATGAGTGGTCCTATTATGGGGAACTCTGATCGGTTTGAAATCACAATAAAAGGAGCAGGAGGTCATGCAAGCATGCCGCATCAGACAAAGGATTCGATAGTAGCGGCAGGTCAGTTGATTGGTCAAATCCAATCTATTATCAGCAGGAATGTTAATCCATTGGATGCGGCAGTTGTTACTGTAGGCACGGTTTATGGGGGAGAACGTTATAATGTAATCGCAAGCGAAACCACTCTCGAAGGTACGGTGCGGACATTCAAAAATGAAGTGAAAGAAAAAGTTAAAGCTAAGCTTGGACAACTGCTGGCAGGTATAGAAGTATCTTTTGAAGTGACCTGCCATATAAAATATTTTGATGGCTACCCGGCTACAATAAACACCCCTGTATGGGCAGAGCATGCCAGAGAAACCGCCCGCCTTTTGTATGGTGAAGAGTCGTTGCCACAGGTAGAACCGAGCCTTGGCGGTGAAGACTTTGCCCGTTTCCTGGAGAAATATCCAGGTAATTATCACTGGCTTGGAACCGCTATTCCTGAACGAACGGTACAGAAACCATTGCATGATCCTTCCTTTGACATTGATGAGAGAGCTGTTGGTTATGGTATTGAATTTATGTACCATGAAGCGGTGGAGGGCTTAAAACTTCTGAAAGATAAGGAGTAG
- a CDS encoding amidohydrolase translates to MSANKIDDYIQKLLPKLKDWRRHFHKYPEVGWTEIYTTYVITQELKKLGGTVVYGKELIKPEARQGVPDESTLKRAKKRAEELQVTEEFIKQTEGGHTGALIQFEGKKDGPHVCYRVDIDALPIKETSEASHFPNKENFASAFPGEMHACAHDGHITIGLGLASFLSEYPEEWNGTVTIIFQPAEEGSRGAKAVVAKGWLDNVDYFMSGHIGITDMEAGTIAATAAKFLATTKFDVTFTGTSSHAGAKPEEGGNALLAAATAAIHTQGISRSSKGDTRINIGELNAGSGRNVVADYAKLIGETRGSSTQVNQYMMNEAERMIEASALMHGVESQIEYTGEGMASECDSEWQQWIASALEKSRLVERVEPSREVGASEDATVMINHVQKQGGKATYMLFGTKLAAGHHHPSFDYEEAVFGPALAAFIHPLVNSIWWEEEN, encoded by the coding sequence GTGTCTGCAAACAAAATCGATGACTATATCCAAAAGCTTCTCCCTAAACTCAAGGATTGGAGAAGGCACTTTCACAAATATCCAGAGGTAGGTTGGACAGAAATTTATACAACATATGTAATAACGCAAGAGTTGAAGAAACTCGGGGGGACAGTCGTTTATGGTAAAGAACTGATCAAACCGGAGGCCAGGCAGGGAGTGCCGGATGAAAGCACGTTGAAAAGAGCAAAAAAACGGGCTGAGGAGCTTCAAGTTACTGAAGAATTTATTAAACAGACAGAAGGCGGTCATACAGGGGCGTTGATTCAGTTTGAAGGAAAAAAAGACGGGCCGCATGTATGCTACAGGGTGGATATAGATGCACTTCCTATTAAAGAAACCTCTGAAGCTTCTCATTTTCCGAATAAGGAAAATTTTGCTTCAGCATTTCCGGGAGAAATGCATGCCTGTGCTCATGATGGTCATATTACTATTGGTCTCGGATTGGCCTCGTTTCTTTCTGAGTATCCTGAAGAATGGAATGGCACAGTTACGATTATATTTCAACCGGCGGAAGAAGGCAGCAGGGGTGCAAAAGCAGTCGTTGCAAAAGGGTGGCTCGACAATGTCGATTACTTTATGAGCGGCCATATTGGCATTACAGATATGGAGGCAGGTACTATAGCTGCGACCGCTGCTAAATTTTTGGCTACTACTAAATTCGATGTTACTTTCACAGGAACGTCCTCCCATGCTGGAGCAAAGCCGGAAGAAGGAGGAAACGCTTTGTTAGCAGCAGCTACGGCTGCTATTCATACTCAGGGCATTTCCAGAAGTTCTAAAGGAGATACGAGAATTAATATTGGAGAACTGAATGCGGGGTCTGGGCGCAATGTTGTGGCTGATTACGCGAAGCTTATTGGAGAAACACGCGGGAGTTCTACTCAGGTAAATCAATATATGATGAACGAAGCAGAACGCATGATTGAAGCGAGCGCATTGATGCACGGGGTAGAAAGCCAAATAGAGTACACAGGAGAAGGGATGGCCTCCGAGTGTGATTCTGAATGGCAGCAGTGGATAGCATCAGCTTTGGAAAAAAGCAGATTAGTAGAACGCGTAGAACCATCGAGAGAAGTGGGGGCCTCAGAGGACGCTACTGTAATGATTAACCATGTTCAAAAACAAGGGGGAAAAGCTACCTATATGCTTTTTGGCACAAAGCTTGCTGCTGGGCACCACCACCCTTCATTCGATTATGAAGAAGCAGTATTCGGTCCGGCCCTCGCAGCGTTTATTCATCCTCTTGTTAATTCAATATGGTGGGAGGAAGAAAATTGA
- a CDS encoding M20 family metallo-hydrolase: protein MKQWLEKNLLRLNVTSTMNRPEGFNRPGYSDQEMKAVQEFIHLADSLGMQVQRDEAGNVLAVWNPEQSEKSSIAFISHLDTVTEGGGYDGVAGVLCGLGVVQYLKENNWRPSRPVTVICASSEESSRFGVSTIGSKAMAGLLTPVLQNELINLKDSEGMTLEDAVHSQGLEWKNMNLAEQPEDAFHRIVELHIEQGTKIENAQKDIGIVGGIACPLRLSFIFTGEAGHTGTTPMNKRKDALAASAPFIQTVVDTAKKIEAASREEIVATASTIECEPNEMNVIPGKVTIGVDIRSVNDKRKQEAGDILRRSAIELADNQNIHVGIETLVDNASVRLSPEVSAELQEAAVKAGYQYHSMDSGAGHDIMNIAKKWQAGLLFIPCREGKSHVPEEHASIEDLYKGVQVLANYVMMQTGELKS from the coding sequence TTGAAGCAATGGCTGGAAAAAAACTTATTGCGATTAAACGTTACTTCTACAATGAACCGGCCGGAAGGGTTCAACCGGCCCGGTTATTCAGATCAGGAAATGAAAGCAGTGCAGGAGTTTATTCATTTGGCAGATAGCCTGGGGATGCAAGTGCAAAGAGATGAAGCGGGAAATGTTCTGGCTGTGTGGAATCCTGAGCAGAGTGAAAAATCAAGTATAGCTTTTATTTCTCATCTGGATACAGTTACCGAGGGAGGCGGATATGACGGCGTTGCCGGAGTATTATGCGGGCTCGGTGTTGTTCAATATTTAAAGGAAAATAATTGGAGACCGTCTCGTCCTGTGACGGTAATATGTGCATCTTCTGAGGAATCCTCCCGTTTTGGCGTATCGACAATTGGAAGTAAGGCAATGGCAGGTTTGTTGACTCCTGTACTACAGAATGAATTAATAAATTTGAAGGATTCTGAGGGCATGACGCTGGAAGACGCGGTACACAGCCAGGGACTTGAGTGGAAAAATATGAACCTAGCTGAACAGCCAGAAGATGCTTTCCACCGAATAGTAGAACTTCATATTGAGCAGGGAACTAAAATTGAAAATGCCCAAAAAGACATTGGTATTGTAGGAGGTATAGCATGTCCGCTTCGTTTGTCTTTTATATTCACGGGAGAGGCTGGTCATACTGGCACAACACCTATGAACAAAAGAAAAGATGCGTTGGCTGCTTCTGCTCCTTTTATTCAGACGGTGGTGGATACCGCCAAGAAAATTGAGGCAGCAAGTAGAGAAGAGATTGTAGCTACGGCGAGCACTATTGAATGTGAACCGAACGAAATGAATGTTATACCTGGAAAAGTGACTATTGGTGTCGATATTCGAAGTGTAAATGATAAACGTAAACAGGAAGCCGGAGACATTCTCCGAAGAAGTGCTATTGAGTTAGCTGATAATCAAAATATCCATGTGGGTATTGAAACGTTGGTCGATAATGCTTCAGTACGTCTTTCTCCAGAAGTATCCGCTGAATTACAGGAAGCTGCCGTAAAAGCTGGGTACCAATATCACAGTATGGACAGCGGTGCAGGGCATGATATCATGAACATAGCTAAAAAATGGCAGGCGGGGCTGCTCTTTATTCCTTGCAGGGAGGGGAAAAGCCATGTGCCTGAAGAACATGCAAGTATTGAAGATCTTTATAAAGGTGTTCAGGTTTTAGCTAATTATGTGATGATGCAGACAGGAGAGTTGAAATCGTGA
- a CDS encoding DUF2512 family protein, whose product MKHVKALTGKALMTAVLLFLVLSIANGVSVWSVLILTIIIVAVSYPLGDLVLLPRVKSLVAAAVDAGLVFVIVLIAGVVLSFSGPVLLAAAAAAVLMGAGEYMFHFYLGTHVLFSSNRVKTDM is encoded by the coding sequence ATGAAGCATGTTAAAGCATTAACAGGAAAAGCCTTAATGACAGCTGTTTTGTTGTTTTTGGTACTAAGCATCGCAAACGGTGTCTCAGTTTGGAGTGTGCTGATTCTCACTATTATCATCGTTGCCGTCAGCTATCCACTCGGTGACCTTGTACTGCTCCCACGGGTGAAAAGCCTGGTTGCAGCAGCGGTGGATGCCGGCCTGGTGTTTGTGATTGTTTTAATCGCAGGCGTCGTGCTTTCCTTTTCAGGCCCGGTACTGCTTGCAGCAGCGGCAGCCGCTGTGCTGATGGGGGCAGGAGAATATATGTTTCATTTTTACCTGGGCACGCACGTGCTTTTTTCAAGCAATCGTGTCAAAACGGATATGTAA
- a CDS encoding DUF2243 domain-containing protein: protein MSEKNEAMLRRNQANYAGRNVLSGFLFGLGLIAFIDEVVFHQLLNWHHFYDLSTTTVGIVSDGFFHAFSWFATVAALFMVADLRRRQSFWLRRWIGGMLTGVGFFQLYDGIVHHKWMGIHQIRYGVDILPYDLVWNISAFILFIAGIVIWRQTSQVKKQRAAV from the coding sequence ATGTCAGAAAAAAACGAAGCGATGCTTCGGAGGAATCAGGCGAATTACGCAGGAAGAAACGTGTTATCCGGCTTCCTTTTCGGCCTCGGCCTCATCGCTTTTATAGATGAGGTAGTATTTCACCAGCTGCTCAATTGGCATCATTTTTATGACCTGTCGACTACGACTGTCGGAATCGTTTCAGATGGTTTTTTTCATGCGTTCAGCTGGTTTGCTACAGTAGCGGCCCTGTTTATGGTTGCTGATCTCCGGCGCCGTCAAAGCTTTTGGCTGCGCCGGTGGATCGGCGGAATGTTGACCGGAGTTGGTTTTTTTCAGCTGTATGACGGAATCGTTCATCATAAGTGGATGGGGATCCACCAAATAAGATACGGGGTGGACATTCTGCCATATGATCTCGTCTGGAATATCAGTGCGTTTATACTGTTTATTGCTGGAATAGTCATATGGAGGCAGACTTCGCAGGTGAAAAAACAGAGAGCGGCGGTATAA
- a CDS encoding cytochrome c oxidase assembly protein: protein MTTSHYIAEGVLAAPFILICLLYLAAAFRDTGWPVYRVGLFTVGTAAAVVSVLGPLPRMAHDSFVIHMTGHLLLGMLAPLCMVLAAPMTLALRALPVATAKQVAKLLRSRFIAIVSHPVTAAVLNIGGLWLLYTTGLYTLMHESALVYTAVHIHIFLAGYVFTASIIYIDPAPHRYSFLFRSGVLVTALAGHGILSKYLYASPPSGVGQEAARTGSMLMYYGGDAVDIAIIVIVCWHWYKAARPRQEKTPVAE, encoded by the coding sequence ATGACTACTTCACATTATATTGCAGAAGGAGTGCTTGCAGCCCCTTTTATCCTTATCTGTCTCCTGTATCTTGCTGCGGCTTTTCGTGATACCGGGTGGCCGGTATACCGCGTTGGGCTGTTTACTGTCGGTACAGCGGCGGCAGTCGTTTCGGTGCTTGGCCCGCTTCCCCGGATGGCTCATGATTCATTTGTCATTCATATGACCGGGCATTTGCTGCTTGGTATGCTGGCTCCGCTTTGTATGGTGCTTGCTGCTCCGATGACGCTTGCTCTTCGTGCTCTGCCTGTAGCGACAGCAAAACAAGTGGCTAAACTACTGCGGAGTCGTTTCATAGCCATAGTGTCCCATCCGGTGACGGCCGCAGTGTTAAACATTGGCGGCTTATGGCTTTTGTATACGACCGGATTGTACACTTTAATGCATGAGTCAGCGCTCGTTTATACCGCCGTTCATATTCATATTTTCTTAGCAGGATACGTGTTTACAGCTTCTATCATTTATATCGATCCGGCGCCGCACCGGTACTCTTTCCTTTTTCGGTCGGGAGTGCTTGTAACGGCACTTGCAGGGCACGGCATTTTGTCCAAATATTTGTACGCGTCTCCGCCGTCCGGGGTCGGTCAGGAGGCTGCCCGGACAGGCTCCATGCTGATGTATTACGGGGGCGATGCGGTGGATATTGCCATCATAGTGATTGTTTGCTGGCACTGGTATAAAGCGGCCCGTCCAAGACAGGAAAAAACGCCGGTGGCTGAATAA
- a CDS encoding FAD-dependent oxidoreductase, with amino-acid sequence MTNDKRVPLYPNSLWLKESKPTHMPAHSGEDTTEVTITGAGAAGITAAYYLAKAGTKVVLLEAGTVLEGTTGNTTAKISSQHGMIYDELIQNHGQEKASQYFEANEQAISDMRKRVAELSIDCEWEERDAFIYTKSEQQKKVMEQEAEAYRLLNVNGGDALKEHDLPYAVERALVIRDQAQFQPVHYYRALLEEVVRLGGRVYENTRAADVNKSKGKVVVNTNNDSTITSDYLLVTTHFPFNDGMGKYYSRLHVERSYIIGAKVRTMPKHMYISVDSPSRSLRTAKDENGEDLLLIGGEGHTSGKNEMNTFERYEALRAFGEENFGLQTVPYRWSAQDMITLDKMPYVGPMTSGEEQIFTATGFMKWGISNSEAAGKMLADYVLGNENVYKEAFDPTRSELKKKNIQSFAAENMDVGKEMVKGKSNRGDKEKNLENDEGALINTEDGKAGAYRDETGRLYVVDTTCTHMGCDLSWNNAERSWDCPCHGSRFSYGGEVIEGPAVKPLKRKTDLE; translated from the coding sequence ATGACTAACGATAAGCGCGTCCCTTTGTATCCTAATTCTTTATGGCTTAAGGAAAGTAAACCGACACACATGCCCGCACACAGCGGAGAAGATACAACTGAAGTTACTATTACAGGGGCTGGGGCAGCGGGTATTACAGCAGCTTATTATTTAGCGAAGGCTGGAACAAAGGTGGTGCTGCTCGAAGCGGGCACGGTACTGGAAGGCACCACCGGAAATACAACGGCAAAAATATCCTCCCAGCATGGAATGATTTACGATGAGTTGATTCAGAATCACGGCCAGGAGAAAGCAAGCCAGTATTTTGAAGCGAACGAACAGGCGATCAGTGATATGCGCAAGCGGGTTGCTGAGCTCAGTATTGACTGTGAATGGGAAGAGCGGGACGCTTTTATTTACACGAAAAGCGAGCAGCAGAAAAAAGTGATGGAGCAGGAAGCAGAGGCGTACCGGTTATTAAATGTTAATGGCGGGGATGCTTTAAAGGAGCATGATCTTCCATACGCTGTCGAGCGGGCTCTTGTTATCCGTGACCAGGCTCAGTTTCAGCCGGTGCATTATTACCGGGCGCTTCTGGAAGAGGTGGTCCGCCTTGGCGGGCGTGTGTACGAAAATACACGTGCAGCGGATGTGAATAAATCCAAGGGTAAAGTAGTGGTAAACACAAATAATGACAGCACGATTACGAGTGACTATCTTTTGGTAACAACTCATTTCCCTTTTAATGACGGTATGGGAAAGTACTACAGCCGTCTGCATGTGGAGCGCTCCTACATTATTGGCGCTAAGGTTCGGACGATGCCGAAGCATATGTACATTAGTGTGGATTCCCCGTCACGGTCGCTTCGCACAGCAAAGGATGAAAATGGGGAAGACCTGCTTTTAATCGGAGGAGAAGGCCACACGTCAGGAAAAAATGAAATGAATACGTTCGAACGGTACGAAGCATTGCGAGCCTTCGGGGAAGAAAATTTTGGTCTGCAGACGGTGCCTTACCGCTGGTCGGCGCAGGATATGATTACGCTGGATAAAATGCCCTATGTGGGCCCGATGACTTCCGGCGAAGAACAGATTTTTACTGCCACCGGGTTTATGAAATGGGGCATCAGCAACAGTGAAGCGGCGGGGAAAATGCTCGCTGATTATGTACTCGGTAATGAAAATGTGTACAAGGAAGCCTTTGATCCGACGCGGTCCGAGCTGAAAAAGAAAAACATTCAATCCTTTGCGGCCGAAAACATGGACGTAGGAAAAGAAATGGTTAAAGGAAAATCCAACAGAGGCGATAAAGAAAAGAATCTGGAAAATGATGAAGGAGCTTTAATTAATACTGAAGACGGAAAGGCCGGGGCTTACCGGGACGAAACAGGAAGGCTTTATGTTGTCGACACCACCTGTACGCATATGGGCTGCGACCTGTCCTGGAACAATGCAGAACGGAGCTGGGATTGTCCGTGCCATGGTTCAAGATTTTCCTACGGTGGGGAGGTTATTGAAGGGCCGGCAGTAAAGCCGCTGAAGCGTAAAACAGATCTTGAATAA
- a CDS encoding methyl-accepting chemotaxis protein, translated as MKEWFNFKSLRAKILTGFLAVIALVTALGVYNFYANSKANAETENIVEEQLPLLIADEKLAFNMAQRVALSRGYVLFGDEEFKSSFMEYTEESAALEEKTLADFGSDELGGLIEQSVAWEQIITTEVFPAYEAGNEEEAKQILNTEAKPLAREIMSGFEDTAAEREGEITAAGENVLESGRNLMTTGTIVSILVIIAGVAIAFFMARTISAPIRAVMQRMQSIAEGDLSQEPMQTTARDETGKLVQAANQMNVNMARLLTQIKTMSTNVSDQSQHLTHSANEVKAGSQQVAVTMEELASGAESQATSASSIASLMSDFTENVSVAHTKGEDVRSASTHILSITNEGRELMDNSVHQMEKIDAIVKNAAVKVEGLDKQSQEISKLVSVINDIANQTNLLALNAAIEAARAGEQGRGFAVVADEVRKLAEQVSASITDITSIVEGIQNESSSVTASLQAGYKEVETGTTQIQTTGETFNTINTAIQEMAGNLQAVTQNLAAISSSSQEINASIEEIASVSEESAAGVEQTAASVQQTSSSMEEVSANSENLNDLARQLNAEVAKFKL; from the coding sequence ATGAAGGAATGGTTTAATTTTAAAAGTCTGCGCGCAAAGATTTTAACCGGATTTTTAGCAGTTATTGCGCTTGTAACAGCACTCGGCGTCTATAATTTTTATGCTAACAGTAAGGCAAATGCCGAAACAGAAAACATCGTTGAGGAACAGCTGCCGTTGTTGATCGCTGATGAAAAGCTTGCTTTTAATATGGCTCAGCGCGTTGCTTTATCCCGTGGATATGTTTTATTCGGGGATGAGGAATTCAAAAGCAGTTTCATGGAATATACAGAGGAAAGCGCTGCGCTGGAAGAGAAAACTCTGGCCGATTTTGGTTCTGATGAATTAGGCGGATTAATAGAACAGAGCGTTGCATGGGAGCAGATTATTACAACAGAAGTTTTTCCAGCCTATGAAGCTGGCAATGAAGAAGAAGCTAAACAGATTTTAAATACAGAAGCCAAACCGTTAGCACGGGAAATTATGTCCGGGTTTGAAGATACGGCAGCAGAAAGAGAAGGAGAAATTACCGCAGCAGGTGAAAATGTGCTTGAAAGCGGAAGAAATCTAATGACTACCGGGACTATTGTTTCTATATTAGTAATCATTGCCGGTGTGGCTATCGCCTTTTTTATGGCACGTACAATTTCTGCCCCGATCAGAGCGGTTATGCAGCGGATGCAGTCCATCGCAGAAGGGGATTTAAGCCAGGAGCCGATGCAGACTACGGCACGCGACGAAACCGGGAAGCTCGTACAAGCTGCCAATCAAATGAATGTTAATATGGCCCGGCTGCTTACACAAATTAAAACGATGTCCACAAACGTATCTGATCAGAGTCAGCATCTGACCCACTCCGCCAACGAGGTGAAAGCAGGGTCCCAGCAGGTGGCTGTTACGATGGAGGAGCTTGCTTCCGGAGCGGAATCCCAGGCGACAAGCGCGAGCAGCATTGCCTCTTTAATGAGTGATTTTACAGAAAACGTATCTGTTGCTCATACAAAGGGCGAAGACGTCCGCAGCGCCTCCACCCACATCTTGTCCATTACGAACGAAGGCCGGGAGCTGATGGATAATTCAGTCCATCAAATGGAAAAAATCGATGCCATCGTAAAAAATGCTGCTGTAAAGGTCGAGGGACTTGATAAACAGTCCCAGGAAATTTCAAAATTAGTGTCTGTCATTAATGATATTGCCAATCAAACCAATCTGCTCGCTTTAAATGCAGCCATTGAGGCCGCCCGGGCCGGTGAACAGGGACGCGGCTTTGCTGTGGTTGCTGATGAAGTGCGAAAGCTCGCCGAACAGGTTTCTGCTTCGATCACTGATATCACCAGTATTGTTGAAGGGATCCAGAACGAATCTTCTTCCGTCACCGCCTCCCTGCAGGCAGGCTATAAGGAGGTCGAAACCGGCACTACCCAGATTCAAACTACCGGAGAAACCTTTAATACCATTAATACCGCTATTCAGGAGATGGCAGGAAACCTTCAAGCCGTTACTCAAAATCTGGCGGCCATCTCTTCGAGCAGCCAGGAAATCAATGCTTCCATCGAAGAAATAGCTTCCGTCTCCGAGGAATCGGCTGCCGGCGTCGAGCAGACTGCCGCTTCTGTCCAGCAGACGAGCAGCTCCATGGAGGAGGTTTCCGCTAATTCAGAAAATCTTAACGACCTTGCCCGCCAGCTGAACGCAGAAGTGGCTAAATTTAAGCTGTGA
- a CDS encoding GGDEF domain-containing protein — protein sequence MKINYLFVMFALYMFLGIFIGIGFAVVMPAVIPLPASFLRVFYTASITAGIALGLLNYFLFFSFVRRCILHFQAVLTSVRNGDLSARASFQSTGMIGRLNADLNRTIAHLETTKQMVGRDDLTKLPNRAALQQFFQETTGTGRPYLFYFIDVDQFKIINDNYGHVTGDRVLQFTADRISSACTPEQHLYRLGGDEFVIMERTGTKSEISRQTTQSRIDQQLRVPYTDGENTFTISVSIGTYESLNQQEDFTSVLHKADQAMYKTKRQKRRNLRPLSE from the coding sequence ATGAAAATAAATTATTTGTTTGTGATGTTTGCTTTATATATGTTCCTTGGTATTTTCATAGGAATCGGTTTCGCTGTGGTCATGCCGGCAGTTATCCCCCTACCTGCTTCATTTTTGCGCGTATTTTATACGGCCTCGATTACAGCCGGAATCGCGCTCGGCCTCCTGAATTACTTTCTTTTCTTCAGCTTTGTCCGCAGGTGCATCCTTCACTTCCAGGCTGTATTAACGTCGGTGCGTAACGGAGATCTCAGCGCCCGCGCTTCATTTCAAAGCACCGGAATGATCGGCCGTTTAAATGCCGATTTGAACCGTACCATCGCCCACCTCGAAACAACCAAACAAATGGTTGGCCGCGACGATTTAACGAAGCTGCCCAACCGGGCTGCCCTGCAGCAGTTTTTTCAGGAAACCACCGGGACTGGCCGTCCTTACCTTTTCTATTTTATCGATGTGGATCAATTCAAAATCATTAACGACAATTACGGACACGTCACCGGTGACCGTGTGCTTCAATTTACTGCTGACAGGATTAGCAGCGCCTGCACTCCGGAACAGCACCTTTATCGTTTAGGCGGAGATGAGTTTGTGATCATGGAACGAACCGGAACAAAAAGCGAAATAAGCAGGCAGACGACTCAAAGCCGTATAGACCAGCAGCTCAGAGTTCCTTATACAGATGGAGAAAACACTTTTACGATTTCCGTCAGCATTGGAACATATGAATCCCTAAACCAGCAGGAGGACTTTACTTCCGTACTGCATAAAGCCGATCAGGCAATGTATAAAACCAAACGTCAAAAACGCAGAAATCTACGCCCATTAAGTGAATAA
- a CDS encoding class I fructose-bisphosphate aldolase — MASTKEILGQDADYLLNHESKTVPKENLYVPGPDFVDRVYKSTDRSPVVLRNLQSLFDHGQLGGTGYLSILPVDQGIEHSAGASFAPNPMYFDPENIVKLAMESNCNAVASTVGALGSIARDYAHKIPFIAKINHNELLTYPETHDQIMFGSVDQAYNMGAVAVGATIYFGSEQSDRQIQEVTKAFERAHQLGLGTILWAYLRNPGFKKDGTDYHTASDLTSQAIHLSASLQADIVKQKMPTNNGGYTAVGYGKTHDKVYSELTSDHPIDLTRYQVMNSFMGRAGLINSGGGSAESDLEDAVKTAVINKRAGGMGLIMGRKAFQRPMNDGIEIIRSVQSVYADESITLA; from the coding sequence ATGGCTTCAACAAAGGAAATATTAGGTCAGGATGCGGATTACTTATTAAATCATGAAAGCAAAACGGTACCGAAAGAGAATCTCTATGTGCCAGGACCAGATTTTGTCGACCGGGTGTATAAATCGACGGACCGTTCTCCGGTAGTTCTGCGTAATCTGCAGAGCTTGTTTGATCACGGTCAGCTTGGCGGTACGGGCTATTTATCCATTTTGCCGGTGGACCAGGGCATTGAACACTCAGCAGGTGCTTCGTTTGCGCCGAACCCGATGTATTTCGATCCGGAAAATATCGTGAAGCTTGCAATGGAAAGTAACTGTAACGCGGTGGCTTCCACAGTGGGGGCACTCGGCTCAATCGCAAGAGATTATGCGCACAAAATCCCTTTCATTGCTAAAATTAACCACAATGAACTGTTAACGTACCCGGAAACGCACGACCAGATTATGTTCGGTTCTGTTGACCAGGCCTATAATATGGGCGCCGTAGCAGTTGGGGCTACGATTTATTTTGGTTCAGAACAGAGTGACCGGCAGATTCAGGAAGTAACGAAAGCCTTTGAACGGGCTCATCAGCTCGGCCTTGGCACGATTCTCTGGGCCTATCTGCGTAATCCGGGCTTTAAGAAAGACGGCACGGATTATCACACTGCCTCTGACTTAACGAGTCAGGCGATTCATCTATCAGCAAGTCTGCAGGCAGATATTGTGAAACAGAAAATGCCGACCAACAACGGTGGCTATACAGCTGTGGGCTACGGTAAAACGCATGATAAAGTATATTCAGAGCTTACAAGTGACCACCCAATTGACCTGACCCGTTATCAGGTAATGAACTCGTTTATGGGGCGGGCCGGCTTAATCAACTCCGGCGGCGGTTCTGCAGAATCGGATTTAGAGGATGCTGTAAAAACAGCGGTAATTAACAAGCGTGCCGGTGGCATGGGACTGATTATGGGGCGCAAGGCGTTCCAGCGTCCGATGAATGACGGTATAGAGATTATCCGCTCTGTTCAAAGCGTGTACGCGGACGAGTCGATTACTTTGGCATAG